CTTGTTGACAGCCTTATTATGTATGACAGTAACATGCTTTAACGAAGATCAATCTGTTCTTCTCCAATTCAAAGCCTACTTCTAATCCTCTAAATGTTTGGCCATACGACTGGTCCTCCGCAACCTCCGTTTGCAACTGGACCGGCATTTCTTGCGGCATTAATGGCCGAGTCACGGCCTTGAATCTTCCCAACATGAACCTGTACGGCACTATCCTTCCATCCTTGGGTAAGCTTTCGTTGTTGTTGGCTCTCAACATGAGCGGGAACAGTTTCCACGGCCATTTGCCATCTGAGTTGGCCAACTTGCAACGTTTGGAGCTCATGGACTTGAGCCACAATGAGCTTAGTGGTGGAATCCCTCCATGGTTTGGCAACTTAACCAAGCTTCAGCATCTAAGTCTCAATGGCAACAACTTTACAGGTAATATCTCTCCGTATCTTTTCAACATGATAAACCTGGAAACAATGGATTTCAGCCATAATTTTCTTCAAGGAAGCTTACCCCATGAGATTGGTAACCTTCCAAAGTTGAAGATTCTCCGTCTGCGATACAACAAGCTCTCGAATCCCATTCCAGCAGCCATCTACAGTGTGTCCTCCTTGGAAGTTGCAGATTTCATGTTTAACAACTTCTCAGGAAGTATATCAAGAAATATTGGGAACTTGACTAAGCTCAGGGAAATATATGTTGCACAAACAGATATTGGAGATATTGAAGCTATCATCATTTATAAATCAAAACAGGATGAAGCATGTTTTCGGTGTTTCAATTTTATCGAATGAATGCCTTTTTTGCAGGTGAAATACCAAGGGAAATAGGTAATCTTCGTAATCTGCAGATATTTGATGGTGGAAATGCAAGCCTCACAGGTCATATTCCTGCAAGCATCTTCGACATATCTTCGTTGAGATATATTCTCCTTGGAAGAAATAACCTTTCTGGTACTCTACCAATTGACATATGTAGTAATCAGTCAAGACTTGAAGCTCTTTACTTGGCCCGGAACCAGTTAAATGGTGAAATTCCTTCGGGCTTAGGTGGATGCCGCAAGCTTCAGAATCTAGATTTCTCCATAAACAGATTCTCAGGACAGATCCCACGTAGCATCGGAAACTTAACCGGTCTCAAGGAGCTATACTTAGGAGATAATGAATTGAAAGGTAACTTATTTTATCATATTGTCGTTTTTTTTTTACATTACAATTGTTATATTGTTCTTTCACAGTTGACTTCATCTAATCCCTTCCAGGTGGAATCCCATGGGAGGTAGGCAATATTCTGAATTTGGAGGTGCTGGACATCGGAGAAATGGGGCTCACTGGTCTCGTTCCACAGGTTCTCTTCAACATTTCAACTTTGAAGACTATTAACCTTCCAAACAATAGTCTATCTGGTAGCCTCCCGTGGGACATATGCCTTCATCTTACATCACTTGAGAGGATTGATTTTTATAGAAATGAACTCACAGGAAATGTTCCAAAAAGTATTGGTAACTGCACTTTCCTCCAATTGATAGGTCTCGGCAAAAGCCATCTCTCTGGTAACTATATCCTCCCCATATATACCATTTAAGTTTTGGGGCTTATTCAATCACAAATTAAAACATGCTAACAAGATTTGTATGTGTTTTCATGGTGATAACAGGGGAAATACCAGAGGAGATTGGCAATTTACAACATCTTAGTACCTTATCTATGGGGGGAAACAA
The Gossypium arboreum isolate Shixiya-1 chromosome 10, ASM2569848v2, whole genome shotgun sequence genome window above contains:
- the LOC108488285 gene encoding LRR receptor-like serine/threonine-protein kinase GSO2; this translates as MNLYGTILPSLGKLSLLLALNMSGNSFHGHLPSELANLQRLELMDLSHNELSGGIPPWFGNLTKLQHLSLNGNNFTGNISPYLFNMINLETMDFSHNFLQGSLPHEIGNLPKLKILRLRYNKLSNPIPAAIYSVSSLEVADFMFNNFSGSISRNIGNLTKLREIYVAQTDIGDIEAIIIYKSKQDEACEIPREIGNLRNLQIFDGGNASLTGHIPASIFDISSLRYILLGRNNLSGTLPIDICSNQSRLEALYLARNQLNGEIPSGLGGCRKLQNLDFSINRFSGQIPRSIGNLTGLKELYLGDNELKGGIPWEVGNILNLEVLDIGEMGLTGLVPQVLFNISTLKTINLPNNSLSGSLPWDICLHLTSLERIDFYRNELTGNVPKSIGNCTFLQLIGLGKSHLSGEIPEEIGNLQHLSTLSMGGNNLTGSIPSKIFNMSTIELIALQLNKLSGHLPSSSEYKLPKLTVISLAQNRLSGKLPSCITNASTLNALEIGHNSFSGFLPSSFGNNLRLLESLSLQYNNLSLEYSSPEHSFLSSLMNCRTLRHLSIESTTYGGVLPASIGNLSASLQ